Proteins co-encoded in one Kutzneria chonburiensis genomic window:
- a CDS encoding DUF1648 domain-containing protein translates to MTTTGVAVHLVLTALVLYVAWLTPSLSARTVRFGVRVPDDRVDDPVIQQEIRRFRTTLLITGVIIAAVGVGLIYAAGVALVPLPVLAQVIAWYLIYFRANRRITAAKDEGEWFAGKRQAVTADTSLRSDPPKFPWAWLLLPALVVAASAVLGVIRYPDLPDPMPVHFDLNGMANRYAPKSVGTVFTVVFIQAGLTVLLCGIAALVFRGPADVDPARPAASVRAHREFITRLGKGFIAMATLINVGLLATDWAMWSGSSNVGVLVPLTLGPILVGVALLVVIIVRRNRDHEPDEHTGLSHRDDDSNWIGGILYRNANDPSWFVQRRFGFGWTVNVGNRVALVTCASLTIVVVALGLLLPLILR, encoded by the coding sequence GTGACCACGACCGGTGTTGCGGTGCATCTGGTATTGACGGCTCTGGTGCTCTACGTGGCCTGGCTGACGCCGTCGCTGTCGGCCCGGACGGTCCGCTTCGGCGTCCGGGTTCCGGACGATCGGGTGGACGACCCGGTGATACAGCAAGAGATCCGGCGTTTCCGCACGACGCTGCTGATCACGGGGGTGATCATCGCGGCGGTCGGCGTCGGCCTGATCTACGCGGCGGGCGTGGCGCTGGTGCCACTGCCGGTGCTGGCCCAGGTCATCGCCTGGTATCTGATCTACTTCCGCGCCAACCGACGCATCACGGCGGCGAAGGACGAGGGCGAGTGGTTCGCGGGCAAGCGGCAAGCGGTGACGGCGGACACGTCGCTGCGCAGTGACCCGCCGAAGTTCCCGTGGGCCTGGCTGCTGCTGCCGGCGCTGGTGGTCGCGGCCAGCGCGGTGCTGGGCGTGATCCGCTACCCGGACCTGCCGGATCCGATGCCGGTGCACTTCGACCTCAACGGCATGGCCAACCGGTACGCACCCAAGTCGGTCGGCACCGTGTTCACGGTCGTGTTCATCCAAGCCGGCCTGACGGTGCTGCTGTGCGGCATCGCAGCGCTGGTGTTCCGCGGCCCGGCCGACGTGGACCCGGCTCGGCCGGCGGCGTCGGTGCGGGCACACCGGGAGTTCATCACGAGGCTGGGCAAGGGATTCATCGCCATGGCCACGCTGATCAACGTGGGTCTGCTGGCCACCGACTGGGCGATGTGGAGCGGCTCGTCCAACGTCGGCGTGCTGGTGCCGCTGACGCTCGGCCCGATCCTGGTCGGCGTTGCACTGCTGGTCGTGATCATCGTGCGGCGCAACCGCGACCACGAGCCCGACGAGCACACCGGACTGTCCCATCGGGACGATGACAGCAACTGGATCGGCGGCATCCTCTACCGCAATGCCAACGATCCGTCCTGGTTCGTGCAGCGGCGCTTCGGCTTCGGCTGGACGGTCAACGTGGGCAACCGGGTCGCCCTGGTCACCTGCGCCAGCCTGACGATCGTGGTCGTCGCGCTCGGCCTGCTCCTGCCGCTCATCCTGCGCTGA
- a CDS encoding GH92 family glycosyl hydrolase, whose product MRRTLGLGLPLVLAVSALAAAPAAADTDHGSDLAAYVNPFVGAAAGQTPETNSYAGDTFPGADVPFGMVQWSPDNPLEPKAPDGAGRYYVRDRDSGYAWEENRLRGFSLTHFNGAGCGGADGDLPFIPYAGPVTVSPAADQAHYYSTFQHANESASPGYYKVTTDSGITTELTASLHTGMGRFSFPANGPATLLVDTADSAMGSDDASVTVDAAKHTISGWVASGHFCGGPSKYKVYFTATFDQPFAGVGTWQNGTVTPGGTQAHGGNLSNTPWDKQVVTADGGSGAFVTFAPGTTVQARVGLSYVDAAGAANNLRAEQGGFDQLVRQARQAWNSRLGQVRIGGGTRDQLTTFYTALYHCLLQPNVFSDVDGRYAGFDNKIHQQPRGHAQYANFSGWDVYRDEIQLLALLAPHETSDIAQSLYNQATQAGGIWDRWSQNNDFMGVMGGDPFHSMIASAVAFGAKDFDVRGALASMVTGATRIQQPGERALERPGLWDYETLGYHADNVSDMLEETTADFGIAQLAGRVGQVEVQKQFMARAQYWENVYNPATGYLQTRDRNGQFATPFDPAAYQEFQYQEGNAAQYTWMVPYNVSGLVTAMGGPAATIKRLDNFFTILNGSADQPYAWMANEPSFEVPWEYSYAGAPAKTADVVRRSAEQLFGPGPAGLPGNDDLGATSSWYVWAALGMYPEAPGRAELVLASPLFPRITITREDGQRLEINAPAASSANKYVQSLRLNGKSSSKPWLPESFAANGGRLDYVLGNAPSSWGTAAADAPPSFREGEVPVRGAVSGPVHLAPGGSAVATVRAEGITGSGTVAWQANPPAGITVTPSSGTLTVGPNGTSTQDVKVTGSAETHATVPFTFKGSGAQQLPAQLTVDVAKPGTLAAAANNVGVSDDSKGWLGKFGGTSLYPGNFAYSAQQLAAKGVTPGGQVAGFTWPTSAGTGAPDNVVAAGQTVQLTAPATATKLAFLGAATGGDATGKVTITYTDGSTQSADLGLSEWLLQGGAEQPRFGNTVVASTPYVNSAFPRYGFRLHRPYTSYLFATAPIALAAGKQVRSVTLPADVSGGAAHVFAVSVS is encoded by the coding sequence ATGCGTCGAACGCTGGGGCTGGGCCTGCCACTCGTCTTAGCCGTGTCCGCGTTGGCCGCCGCGCCGGCCGCCGCGGACACGGATCATGGTTCGGACCTCGCCGCCTACGTGAACCCGTTCGTCGGCGCCGCCGCCGGCCAGACGCCCGAGACCAACAGCTACGCCGGCGACACGTTTCCCGGCGCGGACGTGCCGTTCGGCATGGTGCAGTGGAGCCCGGACAACCCGCTCGAACCCAAGGCGCCCGACGGGGCCGGCCGGTACTACGTGCGCGACCGTGACAGCGGCTACGCCTGGGAGGAGAACCGGCTCCGCGGCTTCAGCCTGACCCACTTCAACGGGGCCGGCTGCGGCGGCGCGGACGGCGACCTGCCGTTCATCCCGTACGCCGGCCCGGTCACCGTGTCGCCGGCGGCCGACCAGGCCCACTACTACTCGACCTTCCAGCACGCCAACGAATCCGCGTCGCCGGGCTACTACAAGGTCACCACCGATAGTGGCATCACCACCGAGCTGACTGCCTCCCTGCATACCGGCATGGGTCGATTCTCCTTTCCCGCCAACGGTCCCGCCACCCTGCTCGTGGACACCGCCGACTCGGCCATGGGCAGCGACGACGCCTCCGTGACCGTGGACGCGGCCAAGCACACCATCTCCGGCTGGGTTGCCAGCGGCCACTTCTGTGGCGGGCCGTCAAAGTACAAGGTCTACTTCACCGCTACCTTCGATCAGCCGTTCGCCGGCGTCGGCACCTGGCAGAACGGAACCGTGACGCCCGGCGGCACGCAGGCGCACGGCGGCAACCTCAGCAATACCCCGTGGGACAAGCAGGTTGTCACCGCCGACGGTGGTTCCGGCGCGTTCGTGACCTTCGCCCCCGGTACGACCGTGCAGGCTCGGGTTGGATTGTCCTATGTGGACGCGGCCGGTGCGGCGAACAACCTGCGCGCCGAGCAAGGCGGTTTCGACCAGCTCGTGCGGCAGGCCCGGCAGGCGTGGAACTCCCGACTGGGCCAGGTCCGGATCGGGGGAGGCACGCGCGACCAGCTCACGACCTTCTACACCGCGCTGTACCACTGTCTGTTGCAGCCCAACGTGTTCTCCGATGTCGACGGCCGGTACGCCGGCTTCGACAACAAGATCCACCAGCAGCCGCGCGGCCACGCCCAGTACGCCAACTTCTCCGGTTGGGACGTCTACCGGGACGAGATCCAGCTGCTCGCGTTGCTGGCCCCGCACGAGACCTCGGACATCGCGCAGTCGCTGTACAACCAGGCCACGCAGGCCGGCGGCATCTGGGACCGCTGGTCGCAGAACAACGACTTCATGGGCGTGATGGGCGGCGACCCGTTCCATTCCATGATCGCCAGCGCGGTTGCCTTCGGGGCCAAGGACTTCGACGTACGCGGCGCGCTGGCGTCGATGGTCACCGGGGCCACCCGGATCCAGCAGCCGGGGGAGCGGGCGCTGGAGCGGCCGGGCCTGTGGGACTACGAGACGCTGGGCTACCACGCCGACAACGTCTCCGACATGCTGGAGGAGACCACCGCCGACTTCGGCATCGCCCAACTCGCCGGCCGGGTCGGGCAGGTCGAGGTGCAGAAGCAGTTCATGGCCCGCGCGCAGTACTGGGAGAACGTCTACAACCCGGCCACCGGGTATTTGCAGACGCGTGACCGCAACGGGCAGTTCGCCACGCCGTTCGATCCCGCTGCCTACCAGGAGTTCCAGTACCAGGAGGGCAATGCCGCCCAGTACACCTGGATGGTGCCGTACAACGTGTCCGGGCTGGTCACCGCCATGGGCGGGCCGGCGGCCACGATCAAGCGGCTGGACAACTTCTTCACCATCCTGAACGGTTCGGCCGATCAGCCGTACGCGTGGATGGCCAACGAGCCGTCGTTCGAGGTTCCTTGGGAGTATTCGTACGCCGGCGCGCCGGCCAAGACCGCCGATGTCGTGCGGCGCAGCGCCGAGCAGCTGTTCGGGCCCGGTCCGGCCGGACTGCCCGGCAACGACGACCTCGGCGCGACGTCGTCCTGGTACGTGTGGGCGGCGCTGGGCATGTATCCGGAGGCGCCGGGGCGGGCCGAGCTCGTGCTGGCCAGCCCGCTGTTCCCCCGCATCACCATCACCCGCGAGGATGGGCAGCGCCTTGAGATCAACGCGCCGGCTGCGTCGTCAGCGAACAAGTACGTGCAGTCGTTGCGGCTCAACGGGAAAAGCAGCAGCAAGCCGTGGTTGCCGGAGTCGTTCGCGGCCAACGGCGGCCGCCTCGACTACGTTCTGGGCAACGCGCCCAGCTCCTGGGGAACCGCTGCCGCGGATGCGCCGCCGTCGTTCCGTGAAGGCGAGGTCCCGGTTCGCGGCGCGGTTTCCGGTCCCGTGCATCTGGCTCCGGGCGGCTCGGCTGTCGCCACCGTACGGGCCGAGGGCATCACCGGCTCGGGAACCGTTGCGTGGCAGGCCAATCCACCGGCCGGCATCACCGTGACGCCGTCCAGCGGCACGCTCACCGTCGGTCCGAACGGAACGTCCACACAGGACGTCAAGGTGACGGGTTCCGCTGAGACCCATGCGACGGTTCCGTTCACCTTCAAGGGATCCGGCGCTCAGCAGCTGCCGGCCCAGCTGACCGTTGACGTGGCCAAGCCGGGAACGCTTGCCGCAGCTGCGAACAATGTCGGCGTGAGCGACGACAGCAAGGGCTGGCTGGGCAAGTTCGGCGGGACGTCGTTGTATCCCGGCAACTTCGCCTACTCCGCGCAGCAGTTGGCGGCCAAGGGCGTCACGCCCGGCGGGCAGGTCGCCGGCTTCACCTGGCCGACGTCGGCCGGCACCGGCGCGCCGGACAACGTTGTCGCCGCGGGGCAAACCGTGCAGCTGACCGCGCCCGCCACCGCGACCAAGCTGGCGTTCCTGGGCGCGGCGACGGGCGGCGACGCCACCGGCAAGGTGACCATCACCTATACCGACGGCAGCACTCAGTCGGCCGATCTCGGGTTGTCGGAGTGGTTGCTGCAAGGGGGCGCTGAGCAGCCCCGGTTCGGCAACACCGTGGTCGCGAGCACGCCGTACGTGAACTCGGCGTTCCCGCGCTACGGGTTCCGGCTGCACCGGCCGTACACGTCCTACCTGTTCGCCACCGCGCCGATCGCGTTGGCCGCGGGCAAGCAGGTTCGCAGCGTCACCCTGCCAGCCGATGTCTCCGGCGGCGCGGCGCACGTGTTCGCCGTCTCGGTGAGCTAG
- a CDS encoding DUF397 domain-containing protein, whose amino-acid sequence MADQIDIHNGMSATDLAGVSWRKSRRSGAVGNCVEVARLANGDIAVRNSRFPDGPALVYTQAEITAFVGGVKDGEFDDMA is encoded by the coding sequence ATGGCAGACCAGATCGACATCCACAACGGCATGTCCGCGACCGACCTGGCCGGCGTCAGCTGGCGCAAGAGCCGGCGCAGCGGCGCGGTCGGCAACTGCGTCGAAGTCGCCCGGCTGGCCAACGGCGATATCGCGGTCCGGAACTCGCGGTTCCCGGACGGCCCGGCGCTGGTCTACACGCAGGCGGAGATCACCGCCTTCGTCGGCGGCGTCAAGGACGGCGAGTTCGACGACATGGCCTGA
- a CDS encoding alpha/beta hydrolase: MHSLVIAALVATTVTPANGVAAVDREITFQSDGVTAHGALHVPAHRHGDRLAAALLLPGSGPTDRNGNQLPGLQPNTLALIADALGQDGIMTFRFDKYGSGPSRTLPPAGTDYSVFIRQADAAYATLRQQPETNPSAMLVVGHSEGGMNAMLVGTSVWPRPAGLALLAPQDGRILDMIAMQVDAQLDAALPPDQATVQKGLIATWVSDYRAGRPVSTTGMLPSIASLFQVLEAQGDFLRADDAIYPPDVARRIPRGTRILVTCGTADANVPCSTLPPLLDALHGEHLVTLDGLDHFFHPAGSPVDNQPLAPALLAALHQWARPWAQH; this comes from the coding sequence GTGCACAGCTTGGTAATCGCGGCCTTGGTCGCCACCACCGTCACCCCCGCCAACGGCGTCGCCGCCGTGGACCGGGAGATCACGTTCCAGTCGGACGGCGTCACCGCGCACGGCGCGCTGCACGTGCCCGCGCACCGCCACGGCGACCGGCTGGCCGCCGCCCTGTTGCTGCCAGGCAGCGGTCCCACCGATCGCAACGGCAACCAGCTTCCCGGCCTGCAACCCAACACCTTGGCGCTGATCGCCGATGCCTTGGGGCAGGACGGCATCATGACGTTCCGCTTCGACAAGTACGGCAGCGGTCCCAGCCGCACCCTGCCGCCGGCCGGCACCGACTACAGCGTCTTCATCCGCCAGGCCGACGCCGCTTACGCGACCTTGCGCCAGCAGCCCGAGACGAACCCGTCGGCCATGCTCGTCGTGGGCCACAGCGAGGGCGGCATGAACGCCATGCTGGTCGGCACCTCCGTGTGGCCACGTCCGGCCGGTCTCGCCCTGTTGGCCCCGCAGGACGGCCGTATCCTCGACATGATCGCCATGCAGGTCGACGCCCAGCTCGACGCCGCCCTACCGCCCGACCAGGCCACCGTCCAAAAGGGACTGATCGCGACCTGGGTCTCCGACTACCGTGCCGGTCGACCCGTCAGCACCACCGGCATGCTGCCGTCCATCGCCTCGCTGTTCCAGGTGCTCGAAGCCCAGGGCGACTTCCTCCGCGCCGACGACGCCATCTACCCACCCGACGTCGCCCGCCGGATCCCGCGCGGCACAAGGATCCTCGTCACCTGCGGCACCGCCGACGCCAACGTCCCGTGTTCAACCCTGCCGCCGCTGCTCGACGCCTTGCACGGCGAGCACCTGGTCACCCTCGACGGCCTCGACCACTTCTTCCACCCGGCCGGCAGCCCCGTCGACAACCAGCCGCTCGCCCCGGCCTTGCTCGCGGCGCTACACCAATGGGCCCGCCCCTGGGCACAGCACTGA
- a CDS encoding quinone oxidoreductase family protein, which yields MRAVVVESFGGPEVLTAGEVADPTPGDGELLVKVAAAGVNYIDTYHRTGAYPMPTPFVPGLEGAGEVVAVGDGVSRFKVGDRVAWSAAIGSYAELAKVPEAGAVAVPDGVELEVAAGAMLQGMTAHYLTRSTYAVQEGDTVLVHAAAGGMGLLLTQGVKALGGRVIGTVSTAEKEKLAREAGADEIIRYTETEIAPEVRRLTDGQGVHVVYDGVGKDTFDASLASLRIRGTLALYGAASGPVPPFDLQRLNSAGSLFVTRPTLGHHVLTREELDWRAGEVFAGIQAGKLTIRISGRYPLADAAQSHEDLQARRTTGKLLLIP from the coding sequence ATGCGGGCGGTAGTGGTCGAGAGCTTCGGCGGTCCCGAGGTCCTGACGGCGGGAGAGGTGGCCGATCCGACGCCGGGCGACGGCGAGCTGCTGGTCAAGGTGGCCGCCGCCGGCGTGAACTACATCGACACCTATCACCGGACCGGCGCCTACCCGATGCCGACGCCGTTCGTGCCGGGTCTGGAGGGCGCGGGCGAGGTTGTCGCGGTCGGCGACGGCGTCAGCCGGTTCAAGGTGGGCGACCGAGTGGCCTGGTCGGCGGCGATCGGCAGCTACGCCGAGCTGGCCAAGGTCCCCGAGGCCGGTGCGGTGGCGGTGCCGGACGGCGTGGAGCTGGAGGTGGCGGCCGGCGCGATGTTGCAGGGCATGACCGCGCACTACCTGACCCGGTCGACCTATGCCGTGCAGGAAGGCGACACGGTGCTCGTGCACGCCGCGGCCGGCGGCATGGGTCTGCTGCTCACGCAGGGCGTCAAGGCGTTGGGCGGGCGGGTCATCGGCACGGTGTCGACCGCCGAGAAGGAGAAGCTGGCCCGCGAGGCCGGGGCCGACGAGATCATCCGGTACACCGAGACGGAGATCGCGCCGGAGGTCCGTCGCCTCACCGACGGGCAGGGGGTGCACGTGGTCTACGACGGCGTCGGCAAGGACACCTTCGACGCCAGCCTGGCCAGCCTGCGCATCCGCGGCACGCTCGCGCTGTACGGAGCGGCCAGCGGCCCGGTGCCGCCGTTCGACCTCCAGCGGCTCAACTCCGCCGGTTCGCTGTTCGTCACCCGGCCGACGCTGGGCCACCACGTGCTGACCCGGGAAGAGCTGGACTGGCGGGCCGGCGAGGTCTTCGCCGGCATCCAGGCCGGCAAGCTCACCATCCGGATCAGCGGCCGGTACCCGCTGGCCGACGCCGCCCAGTCGCACGAGGACCTCCAGGCCCGCCGCACCACCGGCAAGCTCCTGCTGATCCCCTGA
- a CDS encoding glycosyltransferase 87 family protein, with protein MPNETELVATIARSVPPMSAEAFAAGRLRLTSCLRSERRRRIARRAVWAVWALALVWTSVRLVPGAGMLDLQVYRNGGLAWLRDIPLYVGFPGPLGGPPLPFTYPPIAAVLFSGFAVIPFRLAKTLVTLASFLALSVVTVVVAGRLDQRLKWTLGPAAAVLALSLEPVGSTFGYGQVNLFLMALVVLDCLAVTRFRGVLVGLAAAIKLTPLVFIVYFLVKRNRRSAITAATSFVGFALLGLLLAPRDTVEFWFHAMVNPERITTLSIMTNESLRAELYRLPALASVQSLLWVILAILVLALAWRAAGRAGNDVLALVSIGAAGLLISPISWSHHWVWVVPALMAVGWPLWQQRAWRRMALLIVPTAVFSFGPPYGWLPSSGDQELGWALWQHIPGASYVWFGLGLLAVVAFGNALARKGQ; from the coding sequence GTGCCGAACGAAACCGAGCTGGTCGCGACCATCGCCCGCAGCGTGCCGCCGATGTCGGCCGAGGCGTTCGCGGCCGGCCGCCTCCGCCTGACGTCGTGCCTGCGGTCGGAGCGCCGACGAAGGATCGCCCGCCGCGCCGTCTGGGCCGTGTGGGCGCTCGCGCTGGTCTGGACGTCGGTGCGGCTCGTGCCGGGCGCCGGGATGCTCGATCTTCAGGTGTACCGCAACGGCGGTCTGGCCTGGCTCCGTGACATCCCGCTCTACGTGGGCTTTCCCGGGCCGCTCGGCGGGCCGCCGCTGCCGTTCACCTATCCCCCGATCGCCGCGGTCCTGTTCAGCGGGTTCGCCGTCATCCCGTTCCGGCTGGCCAAAACGCTGGTCACGCTGGCCAGTTTCCTCGCGCTGTCGGTGGTGACGGTGGTGGTGGCCGGCCGGTTGGACCAGCGTCTGAAGTGGACACTCGGGCCGGCGGCCGCGGTGCTCGCGCTGTCCCTGGAGCCGGTGGGATCGACGTTCGGCTACGGCCAGGTCAACCTGTTCCTGATGGCCCTGGTCGTACTGGATTGTCTTGCCGTGACACGGTTCCGGGGTGTTCTCGTCGGACTCGCCGCCGCGATCAAGCTCACCCCGCTGGTGTTCATCGTGTACTTCCTGGTCAAACGCAACCGTAGGTCGGCCATCACCGCGGCGACATCGTTCGTCGGGTTCGCGCTGCTCGGGCTGCTGCTGGCACCCCGGGACACGGTCGAGTTCTGGTTCCACGCGATGGTCAACCCGGAACGGATCACCACCCTGTCGATCATGACCAACGAGTCGCTGCGGGCCGAGCTGTATCGCTTGCCCGCCTTGGCCTCCGTGCAGTCGCTACTGTGGGTGATCTTGGCGATCCTGGTGCTGGCCCTGGCCTGGCGGGCCGCCGGCCGGGCCGGCAACGACGTCCTGGCACTGGTCTCGATCGGCGCTGCCGGCCTGCTCATCTCACCGATTTCCTGGTCGCACCACTGGGTCTGGGTGGTGCCGGCACTGATGGCCGTCGGCTGGCCGCTGTGGCAACAGCGGGCCTGGCGGCGCATGGCACTCCTGATCGTGCCCACAGCAGTGTTCTCTTTCGGTCCGCCCTACGGCTGGCTGCCGTCCAGCGGCGACCAGGAGCTGGGTTGGGCCCTGTGGCAGCACATTCCCGGTGCGTCCTATGTCTGGTTCGGACTCGGTCTGCTGGCAGTGGTGGCCTTCGGGAACGCGCTGGCCCGGAAAGGGCAATAA
- a CDS encoding DUF885 domain-containing protein, producing the protein MTLVTSFLDWYLPAHPIAAASLGLTEHEGTLGDFTENGFVARQREHDQWLARFTEARPPTDFSALIDHELVLTHLRRERAMADWPSWRRDPALYVGLPMQGLFGTFQHRLQPEPELVASALSRLKELPGVYAACRANLDVEQASPLIVRRALNQLRTTRAFLTEVLPGAVENEGDRARMAEAGARAADAAEELAVYLTDFAERAIGDWRMGEKLYSTLLTECELLGYGAGELLTRGVAAWQALDAEATELAGGDWRAKVRTFQDDHAASMDELLADVTTETERARQFLKDHDLVTFAEGEECKVVPSPSFLRPLFVVPFYGAPPAMTTSRVGFHFVPFTPDDATPEQVEQRLRTNSRASLPTLAVHEAYPGHHWHFSWHAGNPRPARKVFRTPYFAEGWGLYSEHMMREQGYFADPAHELAHLDFRLFRAARIIVDTELHCGDMTPAQAEEFMTTKYTLTAGTAKGEVDRYCAWPTQAPSYLTGAMEIEAIRNEFLARGLGSLKEFHDRIAGSGALPLGLARRVVLEQPGEHAGWR; encoded by the coding sequence GTGACGCTCGTTACCTCATTTCTCGACTGGTACCTGCCGGCCCATCCGATCGCGGCGGCGAGCCTGGGGCTCACCGAGCACGAGGGCACGCTCGGCGACTTCACGGAGAACGGGTTCGTGGCCCGGCAGCGGGAGCACGACCAGTGGCTGGCGCGGTTCACGGAGGCGCGGCCGCCGACGGACTTCAGTGCTCTGATCGACCACGAGCTGGTGCTGACGCACCTACGCCGAGAGCGGGCGATGGCGGACTGGCCGTCCTGGCGGCGTGACCCGGCGCTGTACGTGGGCCTGCCGATGCAAGGCCTGTTCGGCACGTTCCAACACCGCCTGCAACCAGAGCCGGAGCTGGTGGCCTCGGCGCTGAGCCGGCTGAAGGAACTGCCGGGCGTGTACGCGGCCTGCCGGGCGAACCTGGACGTGGAGCAGGCGTCGCCGCTGATCGTCCGCCGAGCCCTCAACCAGTTGCGCACGACCCGCGCCTTCCTGACGGAAGTGCTGCCGGGGGCGGTGGAGAACGAAGGCGACCGGGCGCGCATGGCCGAGGCGGGTGCGCGAGCGGCGGACGCGGCGGAAGAGCTGGCCGTCTATCTGACGGACTTCGCCGAGCGGGCGATCGGCGACTGGCGGATGGGCGAGAAGCTGTACTCGACCCTGCTGACCGAGTGCGAGCTGCTCGGCTACGGCGCGGGCGAGCTGCTGACCAGGGGCGTCGCCGCCTGGCAGGCGCTGGACGCGGAGGCGACGGAGCTGGCCGGCGGCGACTGGCGGGCCAAGGTGCGCACGTTCCAGGACGACCACGCGGCGTCCATGGACGAGCTGCTGGCCGACGTGACCACGGAGACGGAACGGGCCCGGCAGTTCCTCAAGGACCACGACCTGGTCACCTTCGCCGAGGGCGAGGAGTGCAAGGTGGTGCCCTCACCGTCGTTCCTGCGGCCGCTGTTCGTCGTCCCCTTCTACGGCGCGCCGCCGGCGATGACCACGTCCCGCGTCGGCTTCCACTTCGTGCCGTTCACGCCGGATGACGCCACGCCGGAGCAGGTGGAACAGCGGCTGCGCACCAACTCCCGGGCGTCGCTGCCGACGCTGGCCGTGCACGAGGCGTATCCCGGCCACCACTGGCACTTCTCGTGGCACGCCGGCAATCCGCGACCGGCCCGCAAGGTGTTCCGCACCCCGTACTTCGCCGAGGGCTGGGGCCTGTACTCGGAACACATGATGCGCGAGCAGGGGTACTTCGCCGACCCGGCGCACGAGCTGGCGCACCTGGACTTCCGGCTGTTCCGCGCGGCCCGGATCATCGTGGACACCGAGCTGCACTGCGGCGACATGACCCCGGCGCAGGCCGAGGAGTTCATGACCACGAAGTACACGCTGACCGCCGGCACGGCCAAGGGTGAGGTCGACCGGTACTGCGCGTGGCCGACGCAGGCGCCTTCTTATCTGACCGGGGCCATGGAGATCGAGGCGATCCGGAACGAGTTCCTGGCCCGCGGCCTCGGCAGCCTGAAGGAGTTCCACGACCGCATCGCCGGCTCCGGCGCGCTGCCGCTGGGCCTGGCCCGTCGGGTGGTGTTGGAACAACCCGGGGAGCACGCTGGTTGGCGCTAA
- a CDS encoding glycosyltransferase 87 family protein produces the protein MQNETALVDLIAREVPPMTTKAFEAGRRRLVKSLADNGFHRPLDAVGRWLTAHARMVSAVLVGAAVLMFVLWLSGGLIDMQVYRAGAQALITGRPLYSQGVLGPMMFTYPPFAAIFFLPLAVIPYPVLYGLWIIGNLVLLWQIVRRCTATAGLPMPLALVFFGLAVWLEPVRTSLALGQINLILLGLVVFDLCRRRPSKWAGIGVGLAAAIKLTPLIFVVYLLFARRWREAGVAVATFAVTVIIGILFVPEAMHYWIGGVFGDSSRVGPVLSWSDQSIHGMLARVLGEAQSGPPWLLLGGAVGLAGTAVAGAIDRRGDRVLALGLVGMTAAAVSPFSWEHHWVWFLPVIIALAARLPWYVPALVFLAGAAIPTDLPPIDFGHGMPTGIISIDFEGPLAFVIRNSYPLTVMALVTTLGLQVVALKGVSTDCRQRLRR, from the coding sequence ATGCAGAACGAGACAGCGCTGGTCGACCTGATCGCGCGGGAGGTGCCGCCGATGACCACGAAGGCTTTCGAGGCCGGTCGGCGGCGGTTGGTGAAGTCACTGGCGGACAACGGGTTCCACCGGCCGCTGGACGCGGTCGGGCGCTGGCTGACCGCGCACGCGCGGATGGTGTCCGCGGTGCTGGTCGGCGCGGCCGTGCTGATGTTCGTGCTGTGGCTCAGCGGCGGCCTGATCGACATGCAGGTCTACCGGGCCGGCGCGCAGGCGCTCATCACCGGCCGGCCGCTGTACTCGCAGGGCGTGCTCGGCCCGATGATGTTCACCTATCCCCCGTTCGCCGCCATCTTCTTCCTGCCGCTGGCCGTGATCCCGTATCCGGTCCTGTATGGACTGTGGATCATCGGCAACCTGGTGCTGCTGTGGCAGATCGTGCGCCGCTGCACCGCGACAGCCGGCCTGCCGATGCCGCTGGCCCTGGTGTTCTTCGGCCTGGCCGTCTGGCTGGAACCCGTGCGCACCAGCCTGGCGCTGGGCCAGATCAACCTCATCCTGCTCGGGCTGGTCGTGTTCGACCTGTGCCGCCGACGGCCGTCGAAGTGGGCCGGCATCGGCGTCGGGCTGGCCGCCGCGATCAAGCTCACCCCGCTGATCTTCGTGGTGTACCTGCTGTTCGCCCGCCGCTGGCGGGAGGCCGGGGTCGCCGTCGCGACCTTCGCCGTCACGGTGATCATCGGCATTCTCTTTGTGCCCGAGGCGATGCACTACTGGATCGGCGGCGTGTTCGGCGACTCCTCCCGGGTCGGCCCGGTGCTGTCGTGGTCGGACCAGTCCATCCACGGCATGCTGGCCCGCGTCCTGGGCGAGGCGCAGTCCGGGCCGCCGTGGCTGCTGCTCGGCGGCGCGGTCGGCCTGGCCGGCACCGCCGTGGCCGGCGCGATCGACCGGCGCGGCGACCGCGTGCTGGCCCTCGGCCTGGTCGGCATGACCGCCGCCGCGGTGTCGCCGTTCTCCTGGGAGCACCACTGGGTCTGGTTCCTGCCAGTGATCATCGCGCTGGCCGCGCGCCTGCCGTGGTACGTGCCGGCGCTGGTTTTCCTTGCCGGCGCGGCGATTCCCACCGACCTCCCGCCCATCGACTTCGGCCATGGCATGCCCACCGGCATCATCTCGATCGACTTCGAGGGACCGCTGGCCTTCGTGATCCGCAACAGCTACCCGCTGACGGTCATGGCCCTGGTCACCACCCTTGGCCTTCAGGTGGTCGCACTCAAGGGTGTGTCGACGGATTGTCGACAGCGCTTGCGACGGTAG